In Thamnophis elegans isolate rThaEle1 chromosome 13, rThaEle1.pri, whole genome shotgun sequence, one DNA window encodes the following:
- the MLEC gene encoding malectin isoform X2 — protein sequence MKLPILRSNPEDQILYQTERYNEETFGYEVPIKEEGDYVLVLKFAEVYFAQSQQKVFDVRLNGHMVVKDLDIFDRVGHSTAHDEIIPISIKKGKLSVQGEVSTFTGKLNIEFVKGYYDNPKICALYVLSGTADDVPKLQPHPGLEKKEEEEEEEEYEDGSSPKKQANKNRVQSGPRTPNPYASDNSSLMFPILVAFGVFIPTLFCLCRL from the exons ATGAAACTGCCCATCTTGCGCTCCAATCCTGAGGATCAAATTCTCTACCAGACGGAACGCTACAACGAAGAAACCTTTGGCTACGAAGTCCCTATCAAGGAAGAGGGCGACTATGTCCTGGTGCTGAAGTTCGCTGAAGTCTATTTTGCACAGTCGCAGCAGAag GTTTTTGACGTGCGTCTGAACGGCCACATGGTGGTGAAGGACTTGGACATCTTTGACAGAGTGGGACACAGCACTGCCCACGATGAGATTATTCCCATCAGCATCAAGAAGGGGAAGCTGAGTGTGCAGGGAGAGGTTTCTACCTTCACAGGAAAGCTTAACATTGAGTTTGTCaag GGGTACTATGATAATCCAAAAATCTGTGCACTGTATGTCCTCTCAGGAACAGCGGATG ATGTTCCAAAGCTTCAGCCTCACCCAGGcctggagaagaaagaggaggaggaggaagaagaggagtacGAAGACGGGTCCAGCCCTAAAAAGCAGGCCAATAAGAACCGGGTCCAGTCAGGTCCCCGCACACCAAACCCCTATGCCTCGGACAACAGCAGCCTCATGTTCCCGATCTTAGTGGCCTTTGGCGTCTTCATTCCAACCCTCTTCTGCCTTTGCAGGTTGTGA
- the UNC119B gene encoding protein unc-119 homolog B produces MSGSKPRVAAAGPGGALSRLRGQRSSGAANAAAPPRAALPPPRTEAELLALEAVRPEHVLGLGRVTEHYLCRPEDNIYNIDFTKFKIRDLETGTVLFEIAKPSILEQEDYECDLGEVDSSAGRFVRYQFTPAFLRLRTVGATVEFTVGDKPVSNFRMIERHYFRDRLLKNFDFDFGFCIPCSRNTCEHIYEFPQLSEDLIRLMVENPYETRSDSFYFVDNKLIMHNKADYAYNGGQ; encoded by the exons ATGAGCGGCTCGAAGCCCAGGGTGGCCGCGGCCGGGCCCGGCGGGGCGCTGAGTCGCCTGCGCGGGCAAAGGAGCTCCGGGGCTGCCAATGCCGCCGCACCTCCGCGGGCCGCCCTGCCGCCTCCAAGGACAGAGGCGGAGCTGCTGGCGCTGGAGGCGGTCCGGCCCGAGCACGTCCTGGGACTCGGCCGCGTCACGGAGC ATTACCTTTGCCGACCCGAAGACAACATCTACAATATTGACTTCACCAAGTTTAAAATCCGGGACCTGGAGACTGGGACGGTGCTCTTTGAAATTGCCAAACCTTCAATTTTAG AGCAAGAGGACTACGAGTGTGACCTTGGGGAGGTGGACAGCAGCGCCGGACGCTTTGTTCGCTATCAGTTCACTCCGGCCTTCCTGCGCCTACGGACCGTTGGGGCCAC GGTGGAGTTCACTGTGGGAGACAAGCCTGTATCCAACTTCCGTATGATCGAGAGGCATTACTTCAGAGACCGACTTCTGAAGAACTTTGACTTTGATTTTGGCTTCTGCATCCCCTGCAGCAGGAACACCTGTGAGCACATCTACGAGTTTCCTCAGCTTTCAGAGGACCTCA TACGCTTGATGGTCGAGAACCCCTACGAGACTCGCTCAGACAGCTTCTACTTTGTGGACAACAAGCTGATCATGCACAACAAGGCTGATTACGCCTACAATGGTGGGCAGTAG
- the ACADS gene encoding short-chain specific acyl-CoA dehydrogenase, mitochondrial, whose amino-acid sequence MAALVASAGLRGVLGARGARLLHAGLPETHRMLRETCRDFAAKELAPLAARLDRDHRFPAEQIKKMGALGLLAMAVPEKYRGAGLDCLAYTVATEEISRGCASTGVVMSVNNSLYLGPVLKFGSEEQREQWIPPFTSGEKVGCFALSEPGNGSDAGAASTVAQLVGDEWVLNGTKAWITNAWEASATVVFATTDRALKHKGISAFLVPMPCPGLSLGKKEDKLGIRASSTANLIFEDCRIPKENLLGTQGMGFKIAMQTLDSGRIGIASQALGIAQAALDCAVDYAEKRLAFGHPITKLQAIQFKLADMAVALEAARLLTWRAAALSDKGKPYTKEAAMAKLSASEAATFISHQAIQILGGMGYVTEMPAERHYRDARITEIYEGTSEIQRLVIAGQLLKAYRG is encoded by the exons ATGGCGGCGCTGGTAGCCTCGGCGGGGCTTCGGGGCGTCCTTGGTGCCCGCGGAG cGCGGCTGCTGCACGCGGGGCTGCCCGAGACGCACCGAATGCTGCGGGAGACCTGCCGGGACTTCGCCGCCAAGGAGTTGGCGCCTCTCGCCGCCCGCCTCGACCGCGACCACCGCTTCCCCGCCGAGCAG ATTAAGAAAATGGGGGCGCTCGGCCTTCTCGCAATGGCTGTGCCTGAAAAATACAGAGGCGCCGGCTTGGATTGCTTGGCCTACACTGTCGCCACCGAGGAGATCAGCCGTGGCTGCGCGTCTACCGGCGTCGTCATGAGCGTCAACAAC TCGTTGTATCTAGGGCCGGTTTTGAAGTTTGGGTCTGAAGAGCAGAGAGAGCAGTGGATCCCTCCTTTCACCAGTGGGGAGAAAGTGGGGTGCTTTGCCCTCAGCGAACCAG GAAACGGCAGTGATGCTGGCGCGGCATCCACAGTGGCTCAGCTGGTTGGGGACGAATGGGTATTGAACGGCACCAAGGCCTGGATCACCAACGCCTGGGAGGCCTCGGCCACCGTGGTCTTCGCCACCACAGACCGAGCCCTGAAGCACAAG GGCATCAGCGCCTTCCTTGTGCCCATGCCGTGCCCGGGCCTCTCGCTGGGGAAGAAGGAGGACAAGCTGGGCATCAGGGCTTCCTCCACTGCCAACCTCATTTTCGAAGATTGCCGCATCCCCAAGGAGAACCTGCTGGGCACGCAGGGCATGGGCTTCAAGATCGCCATG CAAACCTTGGACTCCGGCCGGATTGGAATCGCTTCCCAGGCCTTGGGGATCGCCCAGGCGGCTCTGGATTGTGCTGTGGATTACGCCGAGAAGCGGCTGGCCTTTGGCCACCCCATCACCAAGCTGCAGGCCATTCAg TTTAAGCTGGCTGACATGGCGGTGGCGCTGGAGGCGGCTCGTCTGCTGACCTGGAGAGCAGCTGCCTTGAGTGACAAAGGAAAGCCCTACACAAAG GAGGCGGCCATGGCTAAGCTGTCGGCATCCGAGGCAGCGACTTTCATCTCCCACCAG GCGATCCAGATCCTGGGTGGCATGGGCTACGTGACAGAGATGCCGGCCGAGCGCCACTACCGAGATGCCCGCATCACCGAGATCTACGAGGGAACCAGCGAAATCCAGAGGTTGGTGATTGCGGGGCAGCTGCTAAAGGCCTATCGAGGCTGA